CGAAAAGATCGAGATGCACGAAAGCACGGTCAGCCGCGTCACCAGCAACAAATACCTCGCCTGCGCGCGCGGGACGTTCGAGCTGAAATACTTCTTCACCAGCGGGGTTGCCTCCGCCGATGGTGAAGGCGCGTCGAGCGCGGCGATCAAGGCGCGGATCAAGGCGCTGATCGATGCCGAAACCGCGAAAAACATCCTTTCCGACCAGCAGCTTGCCGAAATGCTCCAGAAAGAGGGTTTCGACCTTGCCCGGCGCACGGTGGCCAAATACCGCGAGGCGATCGGGCTGGGATCGAGCGCGGAGCGGCGGCGGGCCAAGAAGCTGGCAGGCGCATCTTAGTACTTTCGTGGAGGCGACGGCTCCTCCGTAAAGGTCTATCCCAGCGACAGAATTCCCCCACACGGGGGTGTGACTCGAAAGACTCACTCCAAAAAGTTAACGACCTAAACTTCTTATTAACCTTTTTTGGTGAGAAGTGGCGTGGTTAACAGACGGCAACCTCTCCTAAGCAGGGGTTACCACGGGGACATACAGGGGACGAAAATGCGCGTTCTGCTCATCGAAGACGAACCGACCACTGCCAAGGCAATCGAGCTGATGCTCACCACCGAAGGCTTCAATGTCTATTCGACCGACCTCGGCGAGGAAGGCCTCGATCTGGGCAAGCTGTATGATTACGACATCATCCTGCTCGATTTGAACCTGCCTGACATGCATGGCTATGACGTGCTCAAGAAGCTGCGTGTCGCCAAGGTGCAGACCCCGGTGCTGATCCTTTCGGGCATCAGCGAAATGGATTCGAAGATCCGCAGCTTTGGCTTCGGCGCTGACGATTACGTCACCAAGCCGTTCCACCGCGAAGAACTGGTCGCCCGCATCTATGCCGTGGTGCGCCGTTCGAAGGGTCACTCGCAGTCGGTCATCCGCACCGGCAAACTCGCCGTGAACCTCGACGCCAAAACGGTCGAAGTCGACGGCAGCCGCGTGCACCTGACCGGCAAGGAATATGCGATGCTGGAGCTGCTCTCGCTTCGC
This DNA window, taken from Porphyrobacter sp. ULC335, encodes the following:
- the ctrA gene encoding response regulator transcription factor CtrA gives rise to the protein MRVLLIEDEPTTAKAIELMLTTEGFNVYSTDLGEEGLDLGKLYDYDIILLDLNLPDMHGYDVLKKLRVAKVQTPVLILSGISEMDSKIRSFGFGADDYVTKPFHREELVARIYAVVRRSKGHSQSVIRTGKLAVNLDAKTVEVDGSRVHLTGKEYAMLELLSLRKGTTLTKEMFLNHLYGGMDEPELKIIDVFICKLRKKLSLACGGENYIETVWGRGYVLRDDETVVEAA